A genomic stretch from Apteryx mantelli isolate bAptMan1 chromosome 28, bAptMan1.hap1, whole genome shotgun sequence includes:
- the GSDMA gene encoding gasdermin-A encodes MWHKYTSFQFKVLSSCSRMFKKVTQSIAKQMDPKGELIPVYSILDQEHFRPFCLVRRKSKTVFCPTPGYQRTEYSLYDVLLLGEDKTSAESLILSEDVQDSSQVTFTHHVDGRVEGKLHLPVNSANTEVYGSTRWSKEGSIKLEKKYIPVAKLESLKTERKINMNHSFIEQVKKKQQNLYVVHESIQASETTSYEETNKTEGSFMAQLYAKFSTKGTRDCKRSITIPKGCTIAFRTMQLTIEGGSWGIYHFPEDNVGTFVSDGKRCFLDGKLGALEKEVKAKYRIFSRLSVDLRITFLTSIKAVMRNRNLFQELTQKMEAVLDETDNCELKTESPDLKDLLHSLRDSPRDLLLKLAEAINYTLYALDELTEDQLLLLLESLEEKIVSQQLKLVKSILEHDIQNTEGCFSVDASLLSFSQEKEQKLTTVMLEMSGVKIQKNGSAECKQEAFSPLAALYASLYVLDLLSKLD; translated from the exons ATGTG GCACAAGTACACTTCCTTTCAGTTCAAAGTTTTATCAAGCTGCAGCAGAATGTTTAAAAAAGTTACCCAATCCATAGCAAAGCAGATGGATCCAAAAGGAGAACTGATTCCAGTTTATAGTATCTTAGACCAAGAACATTTCAGACCCTTCTGCCTAgttagaagaaaaagcaaaaccgTATTCTGTCCGACTCCTGGCTACCAAAGAACAGAGTATAGTCTCTATGATGTGTTGCTACTTGGAGAAGACAAAACAAGTGCAG AGTCCCTCATTCTCAGTGAAGACGTTCAAGATTCAAGCCAAGTTACATTCACACACCACGTTGATGGCAGAGTTGAAGGGAAACTTCACCTTCCTGTTAACTCTGCAAACACAGAAGTATATGGATCTACCCGCTGGTCAAAAGAGGGGTCCATCAAGCTGGAAAAGAAGTACATACCAGTAGCAAAACTTGAGTCACTAAAAACAGAAAG aaAAATCAATATGAATCACTCCTTCATTGAACAagtaaagaaaaagcaacagaattTGTACGTGGTTCATGAATCAATACAAGCCTCAGAGACAACCAGCTATGAGGAAACCAACAAGACAGAAGGGAGCTTCATGGCCCAACTTTATGCCAAGTTCAGCACAAAG GGCACCAGAGACTGCAAACGAAGCATAACTATACCCAAAGGCTGCACCATAGCATTCAGAACGATGCAGCTGACTATTGAAGGTGGATCATGGG GTATTTACCATTTCCCAGAAGACAACGTAGGAACATTCGTATCTGATGGCAAGCGAT GCTTCTTAGATGGAAAATTAGGAGCGCTAGAGAAGGAAGTTAAAGCAAAATATCGAATTTTCTCCAGGTTGTCTGTGGATCTGCGCATCACATTTTTAACATCCATCAAAGCTGTGATGAGAAACAGAAACCTCTTTCAAGAACTGACCCAGAAA aTGGAAGCTGTTCTTGATGAAACTGATAATTGTGAGCTGAAAACAGAGAGCCCAGACTTAAAAGACCTGCTGCACAGTTTACGGGATTCTCCGAGAGATCTCCTCCTTAAGCTTGCAGAAGCAATTAACTACACCCTTTATGCTTTAGACG AATTAACGGAGGATCAGCTCCTGCTATTGCTAGAGTCTTTGGAAGAGAAGATTGTGTCCCAACAGCTTAAGCTG GTCAAGAGCATCTTGGAACACGACATACAAAATACGGAGGGGTGTTTCAGCGTGGATGCCAGTCTGCTCTCTTTCTCACAAGAGAAGGAACAAAAATTAACCACTGTAATGTTAGAGATGAGTGGAGTGAAGATTCAGAAAAATGGATCTGCTGAATGTAAGCAAGAAGCCTTCTCACCCCTAGCAGCCCTGTATGCGTCTTTATACGTGCTGGATCTTCTGAGTAAATTAGACTAG
- the PSMD3 gene encoding 26S proteasome non-ATPase regulatory subunit 3 has translation MKQEGASRRRGDKAKAPPDGPPPAPPDVEMQEEAAAATAAEAAGDRQPQRELDAVTLEDIKEHVKQLEKAVSGKEPRYVLRALRALPSTSRRLNSNVLHKAINGFFTSNSTTRDFLLSFLEESMDTEAELQFRPRTGKAASAPLLPEVETYLQLLLVIYLMNSKRYPEAQKVSDDLMQKISSQNRRALDLVVAKCYYYHSRIYEFLNKLDVVRSFLHARLRTATLRHDADGQATLLNLLLRNYLHYNLYDQAEKLVSKSVFPEQANNNEWARYLYYTGRIKAIQLEYSEARRTMTNALRKAPQHTAVGFKQTVHKLLIVVELLLGEIPDRLQFRQPSLKRSLMPYFLLTQAVRTGNLAKFNQVLDQFGDKFQADGTYTLIIRLRHNVIKTGVRMISLSYSRISLADIAQKLQLDSPEDAEFIVAKAIRDGVIEASINHEKGYVQSKEMIDIYSTREPQLAFHQRISFCLDIHNMSVKAMRFPPKSYNKDLESAEERREREQQDLEFAKEMAEDDDDGFP, from the exons ATGAAGCAGGAGGGCgcgtcccgccgccgcggcgaCAAGGCCAAGGCGCCCCCCGacgggccgccgcccgccccccccgacGTGGAGAtgcaggaggaggcggcggcggcgacggcggccgAGGCGGCCGGGGACCGGCAGCCGCAGCGCGAGCTCGACGCCGTCACGCTGgagg ATATCAAAGAGCACGTGAAGCAGCTCGAGAAGGCGGTGTCGGGGAAGGAGCCACGCTACGTCCTGCGTGCCTTGCGGGCTCTGCCCTCCACCTCCCGCCGACTCAACTCCAACGTGCTCCACAAGGCCATCAACGGCTTCTTCACCTCCAACAGCACCACGCGGGACTTTCTCCTCAGCTTCCTGGAGGAG TCCATGGAcacagaagcagagctgcagTTTCGCCCGCGGACGGGGAAGGCGGCCTCGGCCCCTCTCTTGCCAGAGGTGGAGACctacctccagctgctccttgtaATCTACCTGATGAACAGCAAGCGATACCCAGAG GCCCAGAAAGTGTCTGACGACCTGATGCAGAAGATCAGTTCCCAGAACCGCCGCGCCCTTGACCTGGTGGTGGCTAAATGTTACTATTACCACTCGCGCATCTATGAGTTCCTGAATAAACTTGATGTGGTCAGGAG CTTCCTGCATGCCCGGCTGCGGACAGCCACGCTGCGCCACGACGCAGATGGGCAGGCCACGCTCCTGAACCTGCTGCTGAGGAACTACCTTCACTACAACCTCTACGACCAAGCAGAAAAGCTCGTCTCCAAGTCTGTGTTTCCCGAGCAGGCCAACAACAACGAGTGGGCACGGTACCTCTATTACACAG GGCGCATCAAGGCCATTCAACTGGAGTATTCGGAGGCACGGAGGACCATGACGAACGCCCTGCGGAAGGCGCCGCAGCACACGGCTGTTGGCTTCAAACAGACG GTGCACAAGCTGCTCATCGTGGTGGAACTGCTGCTAGGGGAGATCCCGGACAGGCTCCAGTTCAGACAACCCTCTCTCAAGCGGTCGCTCATGCCCTACTTCCTCCTGACTCAGG CCGTCAGGACTGGGAACCTGGCCAAGTTCAACCAGGTCCTTGATCAGTTTGGGGACAAGTTCCAGGCCGACGGCACCTACACCCTGATCATTCGCTTGAGGCACAACGTCATCAAGACGG GTGTCCGTATGATCAGCCTCTCCTACTCTCGCATTTCCCTGGCTGACATTGCCCAGAAGCTGCAGCTGGACAGCCCAGAGGATGCGGAGTTCATCGTTGCCAAG GCCATCCGGGACGGCGTGATCGAGGCCAGCATTAACCACGAGAAGGGCTATGTCCAGTCAAAAGAAATGATCGACATCTACTCGACCCGGGAGCCCCAGCTGGCGTTTCACCAGCGCATCTCTTTCTGCCTCGACATCCACAACATGTCCGTCAAG GCCATGAGGTTCCCACCCAAATCTTACAACAAGGACTTGGAATCTGCAGAG GAGCGCCGGGAGCGCGAGCAGCAGGACCTGGAGTTTGCGAAGGAGATGGCGGAGGATGATGATGACGGTTTCCCATGA
- the CSF3 gene encoding granulocyte colony-stimulating factor: MCSLTPVLAVVLGAALCPALRGMPLPEFSGDQDFQLFLRKSLEFTRKIKGDVAALQRAVCDTFQLCKEEELLLVRQHLGIAQSPLEQCHSRSFQAEACFSRLCQELQSYHSSLASVRELLPAHADLVEQLQLDAANLSSNIQQQMEDLGLTTVTYPAESRGALPVFSSLFHHQVGSFFILADFQRFLETAYRALRHLARH; this comes from the exons ATGTGCTCCCTCACCC CGGTGCTGGCGGTGGTGCTGGGCGCGGCGCTGTGCCCGGCGCTGCGCGGGATGCCCCTGCCCGAGTTCTCCGGCGACCAGGACTTCCAGCTCTTCCTGCGCAAGAGCCTCGAGTTCACCCGCAAGATCAAGGGGGACGTGGCTGCGCTGCAGCGCGCCGTG TGCGACACCTTCCAGCTGTGCAAggaggaagagctgctgctggtgcggCAGCACCTGGGCATCGCCCAGAGCCCCCTGGAGCAGTGCCACAGCCGGAGCTTCCAGGCG GAAGCCTGCTTCAGCCGGCTGTGCCAGGAGCTCCAGAGCTACCACAGCTCCCTGGCCTCCGTCCGGGAGCTGCTGCCCGCCCATGCCGACCTCGTGGAGCAGCTGCAGCTCGACGCCGCCAACCTCTCCTCCAACAtccagcagcag ATGGAGGACCTGGGCCTGACCACAGTGACGTACCCCGCCGAGAGCCGCGGCGCCCTCCCCgtcttctcctccctcttccaCCACCAGGTCGGCAGTTTCTTCATCCTGGCCGACTTCCAGCGGTTCCTGGAGACGGCGTACCGGGCACTGCGGCACCTGGCCCGGCACTGA